One genomic window of Streptomyces sp. NBC_01498 includes the following:
- a CDS encoding RNA repair domain-containing protein, with amino-acid sequence MRTSDQLYHQVRWDPRFDPARFVVGVSRRGTTPGRIPLPAFVPGGDIPWHRVLFVEADGEVVWDRATGVDRIDTTDAGRVRHTRLLRAPYFTACTAYAYDGHDWVPAQAVAAPTLPATLRVLTWNTLWDRYDSDRVHTAARRPLLLAALEESDADLVALQEVERELLTMLLNAPWVRASYTLGGDPDGRGVDDDGLLLLSRLRVREAGRHSLGPHKAVTALTVETATGPLVVAATHLSSDHSPDGVARRRAELASLAEGLSGVDAELILLGDLNDGAGGDGGPAAALGLRDAWSEVYGSEDSTPTFDPVANPLAAVASLSGRAARLDRVLLRGSGAVTGAVLRGDTPDDATGLHISDHYGVEVNLRVGEAGSSQDVLDALDVAATARTAVAWIPPRELWPPLQAVRHEHDPQIDRWPPHVNLLFGFVPESDFERAAPLVAAAAAGTAPFAVRLAGVHTFGHREDATLSLDPAASGGDGDGWTGLREVLERRFPRCGGRRVEGFTPHLTLGRSRNPQRDAAAVETRVGELISTVGELALLSRRGDEPMRVRATVALGTGGIRWTEEEGPSACPETVDSDDLARLLARTLPEGAVHVVGSRRMGCAPAGADLDLVAALPGAVVDMDEIRGRVAAALPAGASAVREVLGARVPGLRFAVGELGVDLAVVATGDLDPASAVERRAELGGPAAVALSAVSDAAAVRDAVGDRHDAFARLARDVKTWARARGLDSAPFGGTPGPAWAVLAARTVADGGSLDHGELLRDFFGSWAAWDWRIQVGLADGAASTTAPVTVLTPTAPVRSCTEQVGPGQRDLLVRELYRAWELLEDTGALVSVPPPLHRRHAAWAVVTVNTRRPDTLGRFRGRVRALLTALEAAGARDAHAWPRPFATDAHSVRYAIGLGADPPDAATLAGIVEPWGRGLRDVDVAWAAGGDVPTQS; translated from the coding sequence ATGCGGACCAGTGATCAGCTCTACCACCAGGTGCGCTGGGACCCGCGCTTCGACCCGGCGCGGTTCGTGGTCGGCGTGAGCCGGCGCGGCACGACGCCCGGCCGGATCCCACTGCCCGCGTTCGTGCCCGGCGGGGACATCCCGTGGCACCGCGTGCTGTTCGTGGAGGCGGACGGCGAGGTCGTCTGGGACCGGGCCACCGGCGTCGACCGCATCGACACGACCGACGCGGGACGCGTACGGCACACGCGTCTGCTGCGGGCGCCGTACTTCACGGCGTGCACGGCGTACGCGTACGACGGCCACGACTGGGTTCCGGCCCAGGCCGTCGCCGCCCCAACTCTCCCCGCCACGTTGCGCGTTCTGACCTGGAACACCCTCTGGGACCGCTACGACAGCGACCGCGTCCACACCGCCGCCCGCCGCCCCCTGCTGCTCGCCGCCCTGGAGGAGTCGGACGCCGACCTCGTCGCACTCCAGGAGGTCGAGCGCGAGTTGCTCACGATGCTCCTGAACGCGCCCTGGGTAAGGGCGAGTTACACCCTCGGCGGCGATCCGGACGGGCGGGGCGTGGACGACGACGGGCTGCTGCTCCTCAGCCGGCTGCGCGTACGCGAGGCCGGACGGCATTCCCTCGGCCCCCACAAGGCCGTCACCGCGCTCACCGTGGAGACCGCGACGGGCCCGCTCGTCGTGGCCGCCACCCATCTGAGCAGTGACCACTCCCCGGACGGCGTGGCCCGGCGCCGGGCCGAACTGGCCTCCCTCGCCGAGGGGTTGAGCGGCGTCGACGCCGAACTGATCCTGCTGGGCGACTTGAACGACGGGGCCGGTGGGGACGGCGGGCCGGCTGCCGCGCTCGGGCTGCGGGACGCGTGGAGCGAGGTGTACGGCTCCGAGGACTCCACGCCCACGTTCGATCCGGTCGCCAATCCGCTGGCGGCGGTGGCGTCGCTCTCGGGCCGGGCCGCACGGCTCGACCGGGTACTGCTGCGGGGGAGCGGGGCGGTGACGGGCGCCGTGCTGCGCGGTGACACACCGGACGACGCCACCGGGCTCCACATCTCCGACCACTACGGGGTGGAGGTCAACCTCCGTGTCGGGGAAGCCGGTTCATCTCAGGATGTGCTTGATGCGCTCGACGTGGCCGCCACCGCCCGTACCGCCGTCGCCTGGATACCGCCCCGTGAGCTGTGGCCGCCGCTCCAGGCCGTACGGCACGAGCACGACCCGCAGATCGACCGCTGGCCGCCGCACGTGAACCTGCTTTTCGGCTTCGTCCCGGAGTCCGACTTCGAGCGCGCGGCCCCGCTGGTCGCCGCAGCCGCCGCCGGGACCGCGCCATTTGCCGTACGGCTGGCGGGAGTTCACACCTTCGGACACCGCGAGGACGCCACCCTCTCGCTCGATCCGGCGGCGAGCGGGGGAGACGGCGACGGCTGGACGGGGCTTCGGGAGGTACTGGAGAGGCGGTTCCCGCGCTGCGGCGGCCGGCGGGTCGAAGGGTTCACGCCGCACCTCACGCTGGGGCGGAGCCGGAACCCGCAGCGAGACGCGGCGGCCGTCGAGACACGGGTCGGCGAACTGATCTCGACAGTCGGTGAGTTGGCACTGCTGTCACGGCGGGGCGACGAGCCGATGCGCGTACGGGCGACGGTCGCGCTCGGCACGGGCGGGATCCGCTGGACGGAGGAGGAGGGGCCGAGTGCGTGCCCGGAGACCGTGGACTCCGACGACCTCGCGCGCCTGCTTGCCCGGACCCTGCCGGAGGGCGCCGTGCACGTCGTGGGCTCCCGCCGGATGGGCTGCGCGCCCGCCGGGGCGGACCTGGACCTGGTGGCGGCGCTGCCGGGCGCGGTGGTGGACATGGACGAGATACGGGGGCGGGTGGCTGCCGCGCTCCCGGCCGGCGCGTCCGCCGTACGGGAGGTGCTGGGCGCGCGGGTGCCCGGACTCCGTTTCGCGGTGGGCGAGTTGGGCGTCGATCTGGCCGTGGTCGCGACCGGGGACCTGGACCCGGCCTCGGCCGTAGAGCGCCGGGCCGAGCTGGGCGGGCCGGCCGCTGTCGCGCTGAGCGCGGTGAGCGACGCGGCGGCCGTACGGGACGCGGTCGGCGACCGCCACGACGCCTTCGCCCGGCTGGCGCGGGACGTGAAGACCTGGGCGCGGGCCCGTGGCCTGGACTCGGCGCCGTTCGGCGGGACTCCGGGGCCGGCCTGGGCGGTGCTGGCGGCGCGCACGGTCGCGGACGGCGGGTCGCTGGACCACGGGGAGCTGCTCAGGGACTTCTTCGGGAGCTGGGCGGCCTGGGACTGGCGGATCCAGGTCGGCCTCGCCGACGGGGCCGCCTCGACCACCGCCCCGGTGACGGTCCTGACCCCGACCGCGCCCGTCCGCAGCTGTACCGAGCAGGTCGGACCCGGCCAACGCGACTTGCTGGTGCGGGAGTTGTACCGGGCCTGGGAACTCCTGGAGGACACAGGCGCCTTGGTGTCCGTGCCTCCGCCCCTGCATCGCAGGCACGCCGCGTGGGCGGTGGTGACGGTGAACACGCGGCGCCCGGACACCCTGGGCCGATTCCGAGGCCGCGTAAGGGCGTTGCTCACCGCGCTCGAAGCGGCGGGGGCGCGGGACGCGCACGCCTGGCCCCGGCCGTTCGCGACGGACGCGCACTCCGTCCGCTACGCGATCGGTCTCGGCGCCGATCCGCCGGATGCCGCGACGCTCGCGGGCATCGTGGAACCGTGGGGCCGTGGTCTGCGGGACGTCGATGTCGCGTGGGCGGCGGGCGGCGACGTACCGACGCAGTCCTGA
- a CDS encoding RNA ligase family protein — protein MRTAYPRTGHVAWSPGVADDDVRVGELGGLWGREVVVTEKVDGENTTLYRDGLHARSLDSGHHPSRAWVKGLQGRIGALIPGGVRVCGENMYARHSIAYEELESWFYGFSVWDGDWCLGWDETVRFLRGLGIPVPPVLWRGTYDERALRALTLDPARQEGYVVRTVEGFVRGEFGARVVKWVRPRHVRTGTHWMHAAVVENGLGAGAALWDVRAGGAVDAGALAAAVGVEGDAAAVGEVVGRLDADGRRYGDDRLAGVLAAYLHRVPRGRLAGRLVAPLGMAQARRVADLVGLHPALHRPFPDDERRAGLARMALAADLGVLHAVAGAVAADAGAREQVEWSALVAEEAGLLDPEPLRALRTGLRAELTGLVGRAGFDGLDGLRPDAVERCWAEARDAWADGRLTSVEEAVAATWRWRDGHFPRLIQLVGPPGSGKSTFVGGLTGVGTRISLDDLREERGGRADQRANGDVLRDGLDRLDRALAAGGTVVWDATSLNRQQRSLVRTVARRRDAFVTYAVLLVDEAELARRNGVRPHPVPPDVLAGQLRRFVPPYPGDAHRTWYIGAGGAVEDTDAVTAGGM, from the coding sequence ATGCGTACGGCGTATCCGCGGACCGGGCATGTGGCCTGGTCGCCCGGGGTCGCGGACGACGATGTGCGGGTGGGGGAGCTGGGTGGGCTGTGGGGGCGGGAAGTTGTCGTCACCGAGAAGGTGGACGGCGAGAACACCACCCTGTACCGCGACGGGCTGCACGCGCGGTCGTTGGATTCCGGGCATCATCCGTCGCGGGCCTGGGTCAAGGGGTTGCAGGGGCGGATCGGGGCGTTGATCCCCGGTGGGGTGCGGGTGTGCGGGGAGAACATGTATGCCCGGCACTCGATCGCGTACGAAGAGTTGGAGAGCTGGTTCTACGGGTTCTCCGTGTGGGACGGCGACTGGTGTCTCGGCTGGGACGAGACCGTGCGGTTCCTGCGGGGGCTGGGGATTCCGGTGCCGCCCGTGCTGTGGCGGGGGACGTACGACGAACGGGCCCTGCGCGCGCTGACGTTGGACCCGGCGCGGCAGGAGGGGTACGTCGTACGGACCGTCGAGGGCTTCGTACGGGGGGAGTTCGGGGCGCGGGTGGTCAAGTGGGTGCGGCCCCGGCACGTACGGACCGGTACGCACTGGATGCACGCGGCGGTTGTCGAGAACGGGCTCGGGGCGGGCGCGGCGTTGTGGGACGTGCGGGCCGGGGGAGCGGTGGACGCGGGAGCCCTGGCCGCGGCGGTGGGTGTGGAGGGGGACGCGGCGGCCGTCGGGGAAGTTGTCGGGCGGCTCGACGCCGACGGGCGGCGGTACGGGGACGACCGGCTCGCAGGGGTTCTCGCCGCGTATCTGCACCGGGTTCCGCGCGGCCGGCTCGCGGGCCGGCTCGTCGCGCCGCTCGGGATGGCGCAGGCGCGGCGGGTCGCGGACCTGGTCGGCCTGCATCCGGCGCTGCACCGGCCCTTCCCCGACGACGAGCGTCGCGCCGGGCTCGCGCGCATGGCGCTCGCCGCCGACCTCGGGGTGCTGCACGCCGTCGCCGGCGCGGTGGCGGCGGACGCGGGGGCGCGGGAGCAGGTCGAGTGGTCCGCGCTGGTCGCCGAGGAGGCCGGGCTCCTGGACCCGGAGCCCTTGCGGGCGCTGCGTACGGGGCTGCGTGCCGAACTCACGGGTCTCGTGGGACGCGCGGGGTTCGACGGGCTCGACGGGCTCCGCCCGGACGCCGTCGAACGCTGCTGGGCCGAAGCCCGTGACGCCTGGGCCGACGGCCGGCTCACCTCTGTCGAGGAGGCCGTCGCCGCGACCTGGCGGTGGCGCGACGGCCACTTTCCACGGCTCATCCAACTCGTCGGTCCTCCAGGCAGCGGGAAGAGCACCTTCGTAGGAGGACTCACCGGGGTCGGGACGCGGATCTCGCTGGACGACCTGCGGGAGGAGCGGGGAGGGCGCGCCGATCAGCGCGCCAACGGGGACGTCCTCCGGGACGGCCTCGACCGGCTCGACCGGGCGCTCGCCGCCGGGGGCACCGTCGTGTGGGACGCCACGTCCCTCAACCGCCAACAGCGTTCGCTCGTACGGACGGTGGCCCGGCGCCGCGACGCCTTCGTCACGTATGCCGTACTCCTCGTGGACGAGGCGGAGTTGGCCCGCCGCAACGGCGTACGGCCGCACCCGGTGCCGCCCGACGTGCTCGCGGGACAGCTGCGCCGCTTCGTACCGCCTTATCCGGGCGACGCGCACCGCACCTGGTACATCGGCGCGGGCGGCGCCGTCGAGGACACCGACGCCGTGACGGCGGGGGGCATGTGA